GCCATGGTGAACAAATCGAAGATAACCCATTGCTCGATTACACACAACGAAAAGAAGTTCCACCCACGAAGGCTAAGAGAACCCACAGACGAAGCTTTGTCTGCATctatctatttttgtttttgttttataattaaatCGGATGACGTGGAGCCGATTGCACAACGATTGCACTGGCTGACTATCCATAGCAGTTCTATAGAAGAAAAGCCTAGAGACTATTATATGTGTGTGACAACAAGAAATTAAAGTCAAATGCAATAGAAATCCTTCAGTGCTACTTGAACTGAATAGTGCCAATTATGTGCATCATTGAGAAGTGAACGTCAATCGATATGTTTACCAGCATACTATTCAAACTTATATTTCCATGCAACAGATAGCTTGCAATAAGATCGATCTAGTGGGTCGAGACCAAATACATGCAAAATAGTACTAGTGCATGCAAACAGCTATTGATcaattgttttgtgttttcttaGGACTCACAAGATGAGCCCTATTTGTATTGTAgatcataataataaataataaatttgggCGGGATCACTTTTAAACACGTGACCTTTctctcttcaaaaaaaaaaacaaaaagatcatAATAATAAACCAGAATTAGGAAATTTATGcgataatattaattaaattggtAAATGATCCAAAAACTCTCCTTGAAAAAGCTTCTATGAAGAACCTGTGATGCCCcgtattttagtatatttttattaaaagagtatcttaatttaattaaaatattggttcttttattttaaatttatcagattttagttagatttatttagttgtaaaatttattttgataagctttcttaatattaattatttttttgtatttaaatttctttttaaattaaattagtttatttttggactttaaaattatttttttttagattttattattttattttatttagtcactgcgtttgaattattttatttaacttgttattttgaaaataattttcgttggatcagtttcttgacCCAAGATgtgaggattgtacctcatttcttttttccatctttttttttactcttttccttttttcttttttctctttttttttttccttccttcttttctttcttcctatttttcttctagtttctctctctcctccctcgtGGCCCAGCCCCTCCCTCTCCCCCATCGTTTTTTTTTCGTCCTGCCCCAACAGCCGCTGTGACCTACACCGCCTCCACCAATCGGCACACCTACCCACTAATTTCCAGCCCCTCCCACGCCACCATTAACCACCTTAAGCTCTTCCAAGCAGCACGGCTTTTGAGCCATTCTGTCGTCGTCCCTCTACCTCCAACTaacatttcttcaccacttcatcatcgatCTCTTGTCGATCTAACCCACTCATTTTCAGCTCCAATCCGTCGCCGGAGCAACCACCACTAGCTAAAATTTGTTTTGGTCACTTTtgacttccaccgccgtttttgccactacccacggccaaccacaaCTTCCATTTAGTTTCACCGACATCTCTAAGTCCTACCCTAGCTTTCCTTAGTTTTCGTTTGCCTCCGTTGAAATTTGGGTATCTtgtgacccacggccacaatgcattttgcactgttacgttgctttgccACCTCTTTTTACACCTCTGTGATCCTTTGAAAAATATTCtataacgctgtaagtatttttcaaacttgttttaagatttaaatgtattttttatttaacaataatttgtgattggttAGTTGTACCAGACTGAATCAGAGGagtcgggagtcggatggatttgaggatggagttatttatgtttggatgatgtttGGTTTCGTGTCATACATTGCATAGTACACGCatattcatgtttgtaaaatgaaaactaagttttcgtataattgcatgcatgttcatgtgtatatttgaaaactgagtttttatATGAGAAGGGATTTTAAATGTGTTTGAAATGAACTGATTAAACAGTTTGATAGAGAGtcactgtagggatggtggtaaatagAGACGGTGATAGAGTCCTACCTGTGATTCCCGCTTACATTGCAcgtatagggatggtggtaagcagggaagGTGGTaaagtcccgcctgtgattcccgcctacagtgctctgttAGTTGGTTATTggatcattttctgaaaaaatggtgagtttgaatttttgggccattatctaagATAATAGcgagaaaatgttttaaatgaaatattgtaggccaaaaatgaaattttttgcgtacgttggaaaaatgattatttttggaaaatgattattttcggatctcatgcatatggcatcatgtacATGCACATTGTTGTtgctttaatgtatttttatcttgtgggttgTTTGAATTATTACTTATCTACAGTACAGTCTTTGGTACTGTAAATTTTGATACAGATGATGAGGAAGCTGAGTCTaaggaggcggctctgccgaATGATTGATTTGGTGTTCTAGGTTACTTATTGGAAAATTATTTTTCCgtctttaaattatgtattttggttttacgATGATGTTACTAGGACTTGTATTATTTTGTTATGCTTGTGTTTAAGCgaattgtatttaaacaaattctggtacttagtcgacTGACTTTTGTTATCTGctgtattatttttgttatacacatattacatatacacacacttggcacttggcaataGAATGCATAACCAGTGTTATCATTATCCTGATGTCTCAATTTTCACGTATCTGTATGTAGGAGATAGGGGCATCATAGAAACCTCCACTCGTTTGCCATTTTCCACTCTTCTAATTTCCCTTTCTTTGCATAGGTTAATTGGCGGCCAGTACTACCCATGTCGTCAGCAGCTATATATTCCATGTCTGTAGATTTTTTGTTTCTACTTGTTGTTTGatcctccttttctttctcttctttctccaaTTTTTCTCTTAAGGAAGACCAATCTAATACAGGCCGTCAACCCATTTTCAACACCACGTGTCGTCTCCTCAAATCCAACATCTGTGGATCCATGACCAATGTCAGAAAATTTGCAATATCATCGGCATGAGAAACAACCTTCTATGTTCTCCTTTGTTAGGGATCAttaagaggaagagaaaatggATATCTCCATTGGACCTTCGTAAACATCAAAGCATATATAGGGCATCCCAACTCGTTACAGTAGTCTTCATCCATATTCCATAGCATCTCAGTCTGTCAATTGGATTGTATTGAAACCGTCAAACAAGGCGCGCAAGTACTCCTCCATGGTTTGACCAATTAGAAACGTTGAAAATTAGAGTTGGGATCAATTTATTGTGTCTATAATATTCCGTTTATTAGTATTTACTTTATTTACATTCACTATTGCATGTTTATTgtattagctagctagctaggctgcTAGAGTGTTTGTTTGTCTCTCCacctcctcttttttttttttaatatttttatgtgcATGGCCTTTTCATGAGGCCAggtaactttataatattctcGGAAAGATTCTCCTGTTTGAATGTATTAAGGGAATTTAGTTTTGATTGTATTGAATTCTCAGCTAATTCCCGATCAAATATAAAGCATGACATAGCCTAGCAAGTTCATGAGTAAATCATACAGATCAGGCCATCCATATGTAATTTGTGGTCCTTCAATCTGCCATTCCACATTCCTTTTAATTCAGTGAAAAGTTACAACCTTAGCATCTTATTGGATCCATTCCCAAAGCCTccaaaggaaagaaataaaaaattgaaaatttgtaaaTGTCACTGACCATTAAACAATATGCTGTCTGCACTAAGTTATCATTTCCTTTTCGGTGATTGACAATTTGACATCACataagataataaaattaatgCTTGTTTGAGCAAAATATTAAGTGGATGTAGTCAGCCGTACACTTAATTAATATGAATCCACAGTATATAACACATGTCCTAGAGAAGTGTGAGTTCGAGCTGTTCTGTTCCAATTGTTTCATTTCTTGTCCCAATGAACCAATTCCGGGCTGCTCTTCCTTCTTCTGATCAATCACACTTCCAATGCCTTGGCCGAGGAGGATCAAAGACCAATGACTTCCCACGGCGACAGCATGCGGTTTTTTGGGCTTCGTAAAATCTAAGGTTTCGATTAATATGTCCTTTTCCATCACGCAATTACATATATCCACAACACAGTACTTGAACATGATGAAACTATTTTACGTAGAGAAAAGCTCTGATCTCATTACTAATTGCAGTATTTTGTTCTGTGCTTTTTTTCTTCGTCACGATGATCAGTTGTTTGATCTCGGGGATTGGGCAACCCATCTTTGAAACTGGTCCGGTTTTTGTACTTTTCCAGGTTTGTGTTTCTCTGTCACCCGCAAACACGGGTTGCAAAACATGTGCACTTCTACTGAATCTCGAGGAATCATAAATGCTGAGCCTTTGCTTCCCAAGGAGGAATGCTGCAATAATGAAGAAACAATGGGAGCAAGAAGCGAAGGCAGATTTGTTAATGGCTTTCTCCAATGGCTTCTACTGCTCAGTGGTTCATTCCGAACGCTGCCACTCACAGAGGTAATTACTTTCTCTCTCTAGCATGTACACAACAAGTGTCGCTGCTGTTTCATAGGCATGGAAGTTTAGAGTTCAGGACATGTTCAGAGCACAGTCATGTTGGTCATGGGGCATGAAGATTGAATTATATgatatcataaatatatatatatatataatcttttgaacaaaataaaaaaaaaaaaggcacaaaTGAGGATGGAAATCAGAACTCCTTCCATATCGTTCAGAATAAGGAGTCAAGAAAACTGTCAAACCTGGCATCGTTTACAATGAGAGCCATTTTTTGTAGTCTTGGATTTAGATTTTTGGGCACGCGAAAGTTTTCCAAGTGGGACTTATAATTCCTTTCCTTCCGGTACTGGTTTCATTTTCTAGCATAAAAAATCCCAAAGGAAAAGGAGATGAAAGGGAGGATGGTTTGGAAAGAGACGCTCCATTTCCTTATAGAAAAAGTTGTCCAAGTTACCATAttattgcttcttttttttcaaatgtgtgAATACGACTTTATTAGACTAATTAGTGAGGGAGTGGGGGGTCCCGCTGTTCAAATACTTTCCATAATACTTCTTGCCTAATCGTGTATATGAAAATTCTGGAATTGATTGCCGATCGAGAATacctaatttgttttaaatggtTGGGGGGTTGGGGAGCATGATATTGTACCATAAACTTTTTCCTTGCATCATGTTATGTTTAATGAGGAGATTTCTTTTATTTCAGTTCAATTTAATTATCAGGGTAAGTGTTTTTCAGGATTCTTTCCTCGATCGAGATATCATTAGACATCATGATCGATGATctgattgatttttatttttttaatcctctaaaaaaattattaaagctAATGTTTGCCCTAGCCTCTTCATTAATTTGTTTACTCCACTATAGTCTATACTTCTTATAATAAGACATATTTGTGTAATCTAGTCCTTGCATATAAATTTGTAAACATGGAGAATACAACCAATATAAAATGTCAATTGAAAACCTTCGTACATATCTGTGAGCGTAGTAAGAATAAGGAATCGATAAACCCTTTTCTTATTTGATGTTTTGAGTAAACAGAaccaagagtttttttttttttttttttttttttttttttagtgcttTCTCTGGACGAACACTTGAGTGCAAAATGATTTATACCAGTCTCGTAGGTGCAACtttttgaaaataagaaaaagactCGCTGAGAAAAATTAACTAACATTTTATAGCAAGTCTCACTTTTTTCATAGGACTTGCATGAAACATTGAACCTTGTATCTAGTTAGCACTCCCCCTGTATGAAATCCTCTACGAAAAATTCATCTGCAAATAGACACTGATGAGAGCAAGTTGGCGGTCATTCATGATCTGCCGTTAATAAATTGTGCAAGCTGCATGTGTTTATAAGTGTATGGTCGTCGTCCCAAGTAATTTAGGTTTATGatctattttctttcttgtttccttTTCCATATGATCTCAAACGATCCAGTAGATTAAAGGTAGAAACATGCATCATGACTTATAAGCTAGCTGGGGATCAATATCTTATATATTGGTTATATGCTTGTAAACTCAGTATATCTATATATCCACGCTAATTTGAAACTTGGGTTTTGTAAATTAGAGCATAGCatttatttatatctttatCTTGATTCGGTAATATCCTGCACTGACTTTGACCTGCTTAAGAATGCTTTCCCCCATTGGGAATTGCATAAATCAAGTCTGATTtaaaaatcacatgcccaaaaTCATGGCTGATATGGCTAGAATTTGGCATCTAAATCTAGATTGTTTTAGAAAAGcgaatttgtttttatatattggGTTAACTTCTGGAAAAAGCCAATATATAAGCACAAAGTTTAGATACATAATGTGATTCACCATTTATCAACTTGAGTTCATGTAATTTTCATTAATTCGGATGAATGCAACCTCTTATCAGTAACGAGATGttaaaatttcatcgtttagaGCGAAAAATTATCGCAATGCACTGTTAGGAGATGGGATTGGAAATAACATAACATAAGCCACCAACTCACCAAGCTTCTTTGCAGCTTTGACAATTGGATTCTCACTTGGCCAACCTTAAGTAAAAGGTTATTGCAGCTAGGTTTGGTGCTCATGCTTGTATGTGGAGGTGGTGACCAAAAATTCTTGATCATAAGGAATCTGCATGATCACGCACTCTCCTTGCTGCTTCATTAATCCGAGCACTCAGTTGTGTTTGTACACGTTTCTAAAGAAGCCACACGTTCTGTATTTCTACTGAACTTGTGCACACTCTTTCTGCTTAGTGAACTCCTGCACTTGACATGCATTTGTACACGCTTCTGATCGATGCCACGCTTTATGTATTTCAAATGGTTCAATTCCTGTGGAAATACTTTTAGTCTTTTAAACTTCCCAGTGATCATTTGCTATTTTCACTCTGAATGAACAATGTCATCAATTCTTGCAGATGGGAGAAGAGGTTCAAGCATTGGGGAAGATTGCAGGGCCCATCGTGATGACAACCTTGCTTATATACTCAAGGTCCGTTATTTCCATGCTCTTCTTGAGTCGTCTTGGAAGAACAGAGCTGGCTGGTGGGTCACTGGCGATTGCCTTTGGGAATATCACAGGCAACTCAATACTCAAGGGCCTGTCCACGGGGATGGAACCAATCTGTTGCCAAGCCTATGGAGCCAAGAGATATTCAGTTCTCAGCCAAATGTTTCAGAAAACTCTGTGTCTTCTCTTACTCGTTTCCATACCGATCTCAGTACTATGGCTTTACGTTGACCCCATCTTTCAATGGTTAGGTCAGGACCCAGACATCACAAAAGTTGCAAAGGTTTACTTGATTTTCTCCATTCCTGAATTGCTAGCGCAAGCTCACCTCTACCCACTAAGGGTCTTCTTAAGAACCCAAGGCTTAACCTCCCCACTAACGATAGCCGCCACTTTTTCAGCCGCCCTTCACCTTCCCATTAACTACTTTCTCGCCACATATATGAAATTGGGGGTCAAAGGTATTGCACTGGCTATTGCTTTTAACACTGTAAACTTGAACTTGGGCTTGATAATATACCTTCTTGTCTCGGAAAAACCGCTAAAACCATGGCATGGGGCCACATTTATCTCAGCATTTCAAGGGTGGGGGCCTTTGCTAAGTTTAGCACTGCCTAGTCTGATTTCAGTGTGCTTGGAGTGGTGGTGGTATGAAATAATGTTGTTCTTGTGTGGATTATTGAGTAATCCGCAGGCTAGTTTGGCTGCAATGGGCATCCTTATTCAAACGACAGGCTTGTTATATGTGGTTCCAATCTCTTTAAGTGGTGGTTTAACAACCCGAGTTGGCCATGCTCTGGGCGCTGGTCAACCGTCCCTGGCCCAACGGACAGCCATTATTGGACTTAGTGTGGCCTCTGCTTTTGGACTCTCGGCCCTCACTTTCACGACTGTGGTGAGGTCTGTGTGGGGAAAGTTGTTCACAGACGAGTCTCAGATTCTGGATTTGGTTTCAGCTGCACTTCCAGTTTTGGGGTTATGTGAACTCGGAAACTCTCCCCAGACAGCTGCATGTGGGGTCTTAACAGGCACGGCACGTCCTAAGCTAGGTGCCCGGATAAACTTGTTTGCATTTTACGTCATCGGATTGCCCGTGGCTATTCTCATTACTTTCGTGTACAATGTTGGCTTTCTAGGTCTAtggtttgggttgctatcagCACAGTTTTCCTGTCTGTTTATGATGGGGTACGCATTGATCCGCACAGATTGGAGGTACCAAACTAAAAGGGCTGAGGAACTGACTCTTGCCGCAGAAGAAAGGCCGCCAGATCATAGGGATGATTTGGAAAGTGGCCTACTTATCACTGTTCtctaaattctaaaaataaatcaagtcGGTCGATGGACCCATTTTTTGGCAAGAGTATCAAGGATAAACCAGGATATACATAACTGAGTAAAAATTGCGTACACCTTGGTCATCGTTATACGCATTCTTGACGTTGAACAGATACGAAGAACtacttccatccattgcatgtAGATCATGATCAAATGCATTGGTAACTCGCTGTCTAGGATCATATCTTTTTgctcatatttttatttgtccATCTTTTAGCAAGATCGGAGACAACAGAAAATGCTTTCCCTCCAATTAAGAAACACGCACTCGCACACGCATGCAtgcctttttttatttcttagctCCCATTATTATACATCTCTTTTTCAAATGGTACACTTAATTATATTGCAATTCGCAAGTAGCCAATACTGAGTTTGAggaggaaagaaaaggaaaggacaATGCGTTATTTTACTCACGGTGGCTTAATCTCCATCTCATCGATCCCCACCCACCTCGATCCTTCTGATACATGCCAAAC
This sequence is a window from Carya illinoinensis cultivar Pawnee chromosome 9, C.illinoinensisPawnee_v1, whole genome shotgun sequence. Protein-coding genes within it:
- the LOC122277463 gene encoding protein DETOXIFICATION 53-like, producing the protein MCTSTESRGIINAEPLLPKEECCNNEETMGARSEGRFVNGFLQWLLLLSGSFRTLPLTEMGEEVQALGKIAGPIVMTTLLIYSRSVISMLFLSRLGRTELAGGSLAIAFGNITGNSILKGLSTGMEPICCQAYGAKRYSVLSQMFQKTLCLLLLVSIPISVLWLYVDPIFQWLGQDPDITKVAKVYLIFSIPELLAQAHLYPLRVFLRTQGLTSPLTIAATFSAALHLPINYFLATYMKLGVKGIALAIAFNTVNLNLGLIIYLLVSEKPLKPWHGATFISAFQGWGPLLSLALPSLISVCLEWWWYEIMLFLCGLLSNPQASLAAMGILIQTTGLLYVVPISLSGGLTTRVGHALGAGQPSLAQRTAIIGLSVASAFGLSALTFTTVVRSVWGKLFTDESQILDLVSAALPVLGLCELGNSPQTAACGVLTGTARPKLGARINLFAFYVIGLPVAILITFVYNVGFLGLWFGLLSAQFSCLFMMGYALIRTDWRYQTKRAEELTLAAEERPPDHRDDLESGLLITVL